One stretch of Fictibacillus sp. b24 DNA includes these proteins:
- a CDS encoding STAS domain-containing protein translates to MRIPILKLHEYLLITIQVEMDDQTALQFQEDLLNKIHDTGAKGVVIDLTSVDMIDSFIAKVLGDVVRMSKLMGAQVVLTGIQPAVAITLIDLGISMREVSTALDLEQGLDKLRLELEG, encoded by the coding sequence ATGAGGATTCCTATTTTAAAATTGCACGAATATTTATTGATCACCATTCAAGTAGAAATGGACGATCAAACAGCCCTTCAATTTCAAGAGGATTTGCTTAACAAGATTCATGATACAGGGGCAAAGGGAGTTGTTATTGACTTAACGTCAGTAGACATGATTGACTCCTTTATTGCAAAAGTTCTTGGAGATGTGGTGAGGATGTCAAAGTTAATGGGAGCTCAAGTTGTATTGACAGGAATACAGCCCGCAGTTGCTATTACTTTAATTGACCTTGGAATTTCAATGAGGGAAGTTTCGACAGCACTTGACTTAGAACAGGGGCTTGATAAATTGCGTCTGGAACTGGAGGGATGA